The Euphorbia lathyris chromosome 2, ddEupLath1.1, whole genome shotgun sequence genome includes a window with the following:
- the LOC136216643 gene encoding pectinesterase QRT1, which produces MRMKRPHLGAFVVVFVTLFLVQFQLGLAQNQDLINWDDLKVDDDNPRLSSRDNYNLTHVIIVDKDGRGDSLTVQGAIDMVPENNTARVKIYILPGIYREKVFVPSKKPYISFIGKDDQISETIITWNNKASDTDSNGDELGTYRSASVTVESNYFCATGITFENTVVAVPGGFGMQAVALRISGDKAFFYKVRILGTQDTLLDETGSHFYYQCHIQGTVDFIFGRGRSLFQDCELQSTARKSGAIAAHHRDTPDDDSGFSFVGCMINGTGKVLLGRAWGNYSRTIYSYCFIDDVITPSGWSDWNFHYRQKTVVFGEYECNGRGADTRARVPWSKSFTYEEVRPYLDMNFINGDQWLRL; this is translated from the exons ATGAGAATGAAAAGGCCTCATCTTGGTGCTTTTGTTGTCGTTTTTGTAACTTTATTTTTAGTTCAATTTCAACTTGGATTAGCACAAAACCAGGATTTGATTAATTGGGATGATTTGAAGGTTGATGATGATAATCCTAGGTTGAGTTCTAGAGATAATTATAATCTTACTCACGTTATTATAGTTGATAAAGATGGTCGTGGAGATTCGTTGACAGTTCAAGGTGCTATAGATATGGTGCCAGAAAATAACACTGCTAGAGTTAAAATCTACATTCTTCCTGGGATTTACAG gGAGAAGGTATTTGTACCGAGCAAGAAGCCATATATTTCATTTATTGGAAAGGATGATCAAATCTCTGAAACCATTATTACTTGGAATAATAAAGCTTCTGATACAGACAGCAATGGAGATGAACTTGGAACCTATAGATCAGCCTCAGTAACCGTAGAATCCAATTACTTCTGTGCAACTGGAATCACTTTTGAG AATACAGTGGTAGCAGTTCCAGGAGGATTTGGGATGCAAGCTGTAGCATTAAGGATTTCTGGAGATAaagcttttttttataaagttaGGATCTTGGGGACTCAGGATACTCTTTTAGATGAGACGGGATCGCACTTCTATTACCAATGTCATATTCAAGGAACTGTAGATTTCATTTTTGGTAGAGGAAGATCACTCTTTCAG GACTGTGAACTTCAATCAACGGCTAGAAAATCAGGAGCAATTGCAGCTCACCACAGGGATACACCAGACGATGATTCGGGTTTCTCTTTCGTTGGTTGTATGATCAATGGAACTGGAAAAGTTCTTCTTGGAAGAGCATGGGGGAACTATTCCAGGACAATATATTCCTACTGTTTTATTGATGACGTTATAACTCCTTCAGGATGGAGCGACTGGAACTTCCATTACAGACAAAA GACTGTGGTTTTCGGAGAATACGAGTGCAATGGAAGAGGAGCGGATACAAGAGCTCGAGTTCCATGGTCAAAAAGTTTCACCTATGAGGAAGTCAGACCTTATCTTGATATGAATTTCATTAATGGAGATCAATGGCTTAGACTATAA